One window from the genome of Cucumis melo cultivar AY chromosome 12, USDA_Cmelo_AY_1.0, whole genome shotgun sequence encodes:
- the LOC103504451 gene encoding transcription repressor KAN1-like isoform X1, with protein MLEKSTIVPDLSLQISPPKSNQSLSFDIWPQQMQVQQVDTELSLSNNSTSAIDVSTDRFRPIRGIPVYNNGLLSSSRYFNRNQQPTTSSTSPPPCLSFRAFQQQQEAVGRYNGITMEGLRNQEQNFNHQNQNHQFVFQNQQSLHFGVSDFSSNYSNNRSRLLMPRIQSRRNARAPRMRWTSSLHARFIRAVELLGGHERATPKSVLELMDVKDLTLAHVKSHLQMYRTVKNTDKQTASSEGSGEEDFLPATPTPHHEANCLLNHRRNFTNNPSSLDHPLPHLNNGISTPSSINNHSNSSRRAWEQGSPGNANVFGSENQSEECYELGHPNSLMGLNLNLNSPSKEISMKHNWHN; from the exons atgttggagAAAAGCACTATTGTTCCTGATCTATCTCTTCAAATTAGCCCTCCAAAATCTAATCAATCTCTTTCATTTGATATTTGGCCGCAACAAATGCAAGTACAGCAAGTCGACACCGAGCTCTCTCTGTCTAATAATTCAACGTCGGCGATCGACGTTTCGACGGATCGGTTCCGACCCATTAGAGGAATTCCAGTTTACAATAATGGGTTGTTGTCTTCTTCAAGGTATTTCAACCGAAACCAACAACCGACAACGTCGTCGACGTCGCCACCACCGTGTTTGAGTTTTAGGGCATTTCAACAACAACAAGAGGCAGTAGGGAGGTATAATGGGATAACAATGGAGGGTTTGAGAAACCAAGAGCAGAATTTTAATCATCAAAATCAGAATCATCagtttgtttttcaaaatcaaCAAAGTCTTCATTTTGGGGTTTCGGATTTTTCAAGTAATTATAGTAATAATAGATCGAGATTGTTGATGCCAAGGATTCAAAGTCGAAGAAATGCTAGGGCTCCAAGGATGCGTTGGACTTCTTCTCTTCATGCTCGTTTCATTCGTGCTGTCGAACTTCTTGGTGGCCATGAAA GGGCAACTCCAAAATCAGTGCTGGAGCTAATGGATGTGAAGGATCTCACTCTAGCTCATGTGAAGAGCCATTTACAG ATGTATCGTACGGTTAAAAACACCGACAAACAAACAGCTTCTTCAG AAGGGTCTGGGGAAGAAGATTTCTTGCCTGCTACACCAACCCCACATCATGAAGCTAACTGTTTGCTCAATCATAGAAGAAATTTTACTAATAATCCATCGTCTTTGGATCATCCTCTTCCTCATCTTAATAATGGAATTTCAACTCCTTCGTCCATTAATAACCACAGTAACTCTTCAAg aagAGCATGGGAGCAAGGCTCTCCAGGAAATGCTAATGTATTTGGATCAGAAAATCAATCAGAG GAATGCTATGAGTTAGGTCATCCAAACAGTTTGATGGGATTGAATCTAAACTTGAACAGTCCAAGCAAGGAGATATCAATGAAACACAATTGGcacaactaa
- the LOC103504451 gene encoding transcription repressor KAN1-like isoform X2: MLEKSTIVPDLSLQISPPKSNQSLSFDIWPQQMQVQQVDTELSLSNNSTSAIDVSTDRFRPIRGIPVYNNGLLSSSRYFNRNQQPTTSSTSPPPCLSFRAFQQQQEAVGRYNGITMEGLRNQEQNFNHQNQNHQFVFQNQQSLHFGVSDFSSNYSNNRSRLLMPRIQSRRNARAPRMRWTSSLHARFIRAVELLGGHERATPKSVLELMDVKDLTLAHVKSHLQMYRTVKNTDKQTASSEGSGEEDFLPATPTPHHEANCLLNHRRNFTNNPSSLDHPLPHLNNGISTPSSINNHSNSSRAWEQGSPGNANVFGSENQSEECYELGHPNSLMGLNLNLNSPSKEISMKHNWHN, from the exons atgttggagAAAAGCACTATTGTTCCTGATCTATCTCTTCAAATTAGCCCTCCAAAATCTAATCAATCTCTTTCATTTGATATTTGGCCGCAACAAATGCAAGTACAGCAAGTCGACACCGAGCTCTCTCTGTCTAATAATTCAACGTCGGCGATCGACGTTTCGACGGATCGGTTCCGACCCATTAGAGGAATTCCAGTTTACAATAATGGGTTGTTGTCTTCTTCAAGGTATTTCAACCGAAACCAACAACCGACAACGTCGTCGACGTCGCCACCACCGTGTTTGAGTTTTAGGGCATTTCAACAACAACAAGAGGCAGTAGGGAGGTATAATGGGATAACAATGGAGGGTTTGAGAAACCAAGAGCAGAATTTTAATCATCAAAATCAGAATCATCagtttgtttttcaaaatcaaCAAAGTCTTCATTTTGGGGTTTCGGATTTTTCAAGTAATTATAGTAATAATAGATCGAGATTGTTGATGCCAAGGATTCAAAGTCGAAGAAATGCTAGGGCTCCAAGGATGCGTTGGACTTCTTCTCTTCATGCTCGTTTCATTCGTGCTGTCGAACTTCTTGGTGGCCATGAAA GGGCAACTCCAAAATCAGTGCTGGAGCTAATGGATGTGAAGGATCTCACTCTAGCTCATGTGAAGAGCCATTTACAG ATGTATCGTACGGTTAAAAACACCGACAAACAAACAGCTTCTTCAG AAGGGTCTGGGGAAGAAGATTTCTTGCCTGCTACACCAACCCCACATCATGAAGCTAACTGTTTGCTCAATCATAGAAGAAATTTTACTAATAATCCATCGTCTTTGGATCATCCTCTTCCTCATCTTAATAATGGAATTTCAACTCCTTCGTCCATTAATAACCACAGTAACTCTTCAAg AGCATGGGAGCAAGGCTCTCCAGGAAATGCTAATGTATTTGGATCAGAAAATCAATCAGAG GAATGCTATGAGTTAGGTCATCCAAACAGTTTGATGGGATTGAATCTAAACTTGAACAGTCCAAGCAAGGAGATATCAATGAAACACAATTGGcacaactaa